In Rhodanobacter denitrificans, a single window of DNA contains:
- a CDS encoding S1/P1 nuclease → MSLRRCSLAFAAILFAVAPAARAWGPLGHRVVAELAQRHLGPAARAEVERLLAADHVTRLADVANWPDQIQDDPAQATLWQQTRKLHYVNFRGGPGCDYLPPRDCRDGACVVAGLARYVAILGDKAQGDAARLEALKFVVHFAGDVHQPLHAGYRDDLGGNRYQVQFEGKGSNLHRVWDSGMLGTRGLDWQAYAAKLDAKGPAPLPAPIAPLGDPYAQWAEESCRATAVAGFYPDGHKIGRTYVDAELPVAENRLRIAGRRLAAVLNLALAPR, encoded by the coding sequence ATGTCTCTGCGTCGTTGTTCGCTGGCCTTCGCGGCCATCCTGTTCGCGGTCGCACCGGCAGCCCGCGCCTGGGGGCCGCTCGGTCACCGCGTGGTCGCCGAGCTGGCGCAGCGGCACCTCGGCCCCGCCGCCAGGGCCGAGGTGGAACGCCTGCTGGCGGCGGACCACGTCACGCGACTGGCCGATGTCGCCAACTGGCCCGACCAGATCCAGGACGACCCCGCGCAGGCCACGTTGTGGCAGCAGACGCGCAAGCTGCACTACGTCAATTTCCGTGGCGGCCCGGGTTGCGACTACCTGCCGCCGCGCGACTGCCGCGACGGCGCATGCGTCGTCGCGGGGCTGGCGCGCTACGTGGCGATCCTCGGCGACAAGGCGCAAGGCGACGCCGCGCGCCTGGAGGCCCTGAAATTCGTGGTGCACTTCGCGGGCGATGTGCACCAGCCGCTGCATGCCGGCTACCGTGACGACCTCGGCGGCAACCGGTACCAGGTGCAGTTCGAGGGCAAGGGCAGCAACCTGCACCGGGTCTGGGACTCGGGCATGCTGGGGACGCGCGGGCTGGACTGGCAGGCCTACGCGGCGAAACTGGACGCCAAGGGTCCGGCGCCGCTGCCGGCGCCGATCGCGCCGCTGGGCGACCCTTACGCGCAGTGGGCGGAGGAATCCTGCCGGGCCACCGCCGTGGCCGGCTTCTATCCGGACGGCCACAAGATCGGCCGGACCTATGTCGACGCCGAGCTGCCGGTGGCCGAAAACCGGCTGCGCATCGCCGGGCGCCGGCTCGCTGCCGTGCTCAACCTGGCGTTGGCGCCGCGGTGA
- the pyk gene encoding pyruvate kinase, with amino-acid sequence MNANPLRRTKIVATLGPATDAPGMLEKIIAEGVNVARLNLSHGQPDDHRARASAVRAASLAVGREVGILADLQGPKIRIETFANGPVELAEGASFVLDCRPDAPPGDASRVGVSYYGLPHDVHAGDVLLLDDGLIALSVHEVAGAEVRCTVLIGGKLSNRKGLNRQGGGLSVTALSDKDKADIKLAAEIGADFLAVSFVRSAEDMHQARRLLHEAGGSAALVAKIERADAIPVLGEIIDASDVVMVARGDLGVEIGDAELPGLQKKIIRETVQRNRAVITATQMLQSMVRSPIPTRAEVLDVANAVIDGTDAVMLSEESAAGAHPDKAVAALTRICLGAERQFEPKEDLASVSQQMKRTDQAIALAAMVLAGQLDVRAIVALTESGATAQWLSRYRSAVPIYGMSPSAAARRRMLVLRDVQPVAFSHGEKQSMAASTRAAVRLLFEQGKLVEGDSVVITYGDRVGHVGGTNTLKLLSVGPDGTVESQREL; translated from the coding sequence ATGAACGCCAATCCCCTGCGCCGCACCAAGATCGTCGCCACCCTCGGCCCCGCCACCGATGCGCCGGGCATGCTCGAGAAGATCATCGCCGAAGGCGTCAACGTGGCCCGCCTGAACCTCTCGCACGGTCAGCCGGACGACCACCGCGCCCGCGCCAGCGCGGTGCGTGCGGCGTCGCTCGCCGTCGGGCGCGAAGTCGGCATCCTGGCCGACCTGCAGGGGCCGAAGATCCGCATCGAGACCTTCGCCAACGGGCCGGTGGAACTCGCCGAAGGCGCCTCGTTCGTGCTGGATTGCCGCCCCGACGCGCCGCCCGGCGACGCGAGCCGCGTCGGCGTGAGCTACTACGGCCTGCCGCACGATGTGCACGCCGGCGACGTGCTGTTGCTGGACGACGGGCTGATCGCGCTGAGCGTGCACGAAGTGGCCGGCGCCGAGGTGCGCTGCACGGTGCTGATCGGCGGCAAGCTGTCCAACCGCAAGGGGCTCAACCGGCAGGGCGGCGGGCTGTCGGTGACCGCGCTGTCGGACAAGGACAAGGCCGACATCAAGCTGGCCGCCGAGATCGGCGCGGATTTCCTCGCGGTGTCGTTCGTGCGTTCGGCCGAAGACATGCACCAGGCGCGCCGCCTGCTGCACGAGGCCGGCGGCAGCGCGGCGCTGGTGGCGAAGATCGAGCGCGCGGACGCGATCCCGGTGCTGGGCGAGATCATCGACGCCTCCGACGTGGTGATGGTGGCGCGCGGCGACCTCGGCGTGGAGATCGGCGACGCCGAGCTGCCCGGCCTGCAGAAGAAGATCATCCGCGAGACGGTGCAGCGCAACCGCGCGGTGATCACCGCCACGCAGATGCTGCAGTCGATGGTGCGCTCGCCGATCCCGACCCGCGCCGAAGTGCTCGACGTGGCCAACGCGGTGATCGACGGCACCGACGCGGTGATGCTGTCGGAGGAGAGCGCGGCCGGCGCGCACCCGGACAAGGCGGTGGCGGCGCTGACGCGGATCTGCCTCGGCGCCGAACGCCAGTTCGAGCCGAAGGAGGACCTGGCCAGCGTCAGCCAGCAGATGAAGCGCACCGACCAGGCGATCGCGCTGGCCGCGATGGTGCTGGCCGGCCAGCTCGACGTGCGGGCGATCGTGGCGCTGACCGAATCCGGCGCCACCGCCCAGTGGCTGTCGCGCTACCGCAGCGCGGTGCCGATCTACGGCATGTCGCCATCCGCCGCCGCGCGCCGGCGCATGCTGGTGCTGCGCGACGTGCAGCCGGTGGCGTTCAGCCACGGCGAGAAGCAGAGCATGGCTGCCTCCACCCGCGCCGCGGTGCGGCTCTTGTTCGAGCAGGGCAAGCTGGTCGAGGGCGATAGCGTGGTGATCACCTACGGCGACCGCGTCGGCCACGTCGGCGGCACCAACACGCTGAAGCTGCTCTCGGTCGGCCCCGATGGCACGGTCGAGAGCCAGCGCGAGCTGTGA
- a CDS encoding energy transducer TonB yields MKSVSRLFRQGLLLALALGFVAPVLAQTRRIDQPDLYRYWILLNTQVKMDVPNSGLNLDQPGCAAVTYTIGSDGVPMNVQVAKLVPKSDLGPAAHSAVSNFRYGPSLSNRIGEPVATYYIVPFNTPKDPAQRQHLMDQCKLPGYTP; encoded by the coding sequence ATGAAATCCGTGTCCCGTCTGTTTCGTCAGGGTCTGCTGCTGGCGTTGGCGCTGGGCTTCGTCGCGCCGGTGCTGGCGCAGACGCGCCGGATCGACCAGCCGGACCTGTACCGCTACTGGATCCTGCTCAATACGCAGGTGAAGATGGACGTGCCCAACAGCGGCCTCAACCTGGACCAGCCCGGCTGCGCGGCAGTGACCTACACGATCGGTTCCGACGGTGTGCCGATGAACGTGCAGGTGGCCAAGCTGGTGCCCAAGAGCGACCTCGGCCCGGCGGCGCACAGCGCGGTCTCCAATTTCCGCTACGGCCCGTCGCTGAGCAACCGCATCGGCGAGCCGGTCGCCACCTACTACATCGTGCCGTTCAATACGCCGAAGGATCCGGCCCAGCGCCAGCACTTGATGGACCAGTGCAAGCTGCCCGGCTACACCCCCTGA
- a CDS encoding class I fructose-bisphosphate aldolase: MSIEDLESIALAMVAPGKGIIAIDESTNTIRKRFEAVGIENTEENRRAYRELLLTTPGLNEHISGAILYDETIRQKTKDGVPFTEVMKKNGIIPGIKVDKGPQPLAGFPGDVVTEGLDGLRERLQEYVKLGAQFAKWRAVINISEENPSSTAIEANCHVLARYAALCQEAGLVPMVEPEVIMDGDHTIEVSYEVHEAVLRSLFNALYEQNVMLEGTILKVSMVIPGKDCSEQADVEEVAEATVRVLKSTVPASLPGIVFLSGGQTDQQSTAHLNAMNQIGPHPWPLSFSYGRAMQQAALKLWSKDMKANYAEAQKTVHARARDNGLAALGQWNG; encoded by the coding sequence ATGAGTATTGAAGATCTCGAAAGCATCGCCCTGGCGATGGTCGCGCCCGGCAAGGGCATCATCGCCATCGACGAGTCGACCAACACCATCAGGAAGCGCTTCGAGGCCGTCGGCATCGAGAACACCGAGGAAAACCGCCGCGCCTACCGCGAGCTGCTGCTGACCACGCCGGGCCTGAACGAGCACATCTCCGGCGCGATCCTGTACGACGAGACGATCCGCCAGAAGACGAAGGACGGCGTGCCGTTCACCGAGGTGATGAAGAAGAACGGCATCATCCCCGGCATCAAGGTCGACAAGGGCCCGCAGCCGCTGGCCGGCTTCCCCGGCGACGTGGTCACCGAGGGCCTCGACGGCCTGCGCGAGCGCCTGCAGGAATACGTGAAGCTGGGCGCCCAGTTCGCCAAGTGGCGCGCGGTCATCAACATCTCCGAGGAAAATCCCAGCTCCACCGCGATCGAGGCGAACTGCCACGTGCTGGCCCGCTACGCCGCCCTGTGCCAGGAAGCCGGCCTGGTGCCGATGGTCGAGCCAGAGGTGATCATGGACGGCGACCACACCATCGAGGTCAGCTACGAAGTGCATGAAGCCGTGCTGCGCAGCCTGTTCAACGCGCTGTACGAGCAGAACGTGATGCTGGAAGGCACCATCCTGAAGGTCAGCATGGTCATTCCGGGCAAGGACTGCAGCGAGCAGGCCGATGTCGAGGAAGTGGCCGAGGCCACCGTGCGCGTGCTGAAGTCCACCGTGCCGGCCTCGCTGCCGGGCATCGTGTTCCTCTCCGGCGGGCAGACCGACCAGCAGTCCACCGCGCACTTGAACGCAATGAACCAGATCGGTCCGCACCCGTGGCCGCTGTCGTTCTCCTACGGCCGCGCGATGCAGCAGGCGGCGCTGAAGCTGTGGTCGAAGGACATGAAGGCGAATTACGCCGAAGCGCAGAAGACCGTGCATGCCCGCGCCCGCGACAACGGCCTGGCCGCGCTGGGGCAGTGGAACGGTTGA
- a CDS encoding porin family protein has translation MKKTLLTLAVLAGSTLGAVSVQAKDLTGGFVNLGAGRANYHATFDNYDLGSDHGTAVVLNAGYRTQFIGFEAGYTDLGSVSYRDNTTYAKLSGDGWTAGINGHFNPTDAWYVSARGGAFVWKLHAKLQSSDPAYPFDERASRQSLGWYAGVGTGYDINKSWSIGANFDYYSISKEGLDIGNRIYTVSAEYRF, from the coding sequence ATGAAGAAGACTTTACTGACGCTGGCCGTGCTGGCCGGTTCGACGCTGGGTGCTGTCAGCGTGCAGGCCAAAGATCTCACCGGCGGTTTCGTGAACCTCGGTGCCGGACGCGCGAACTATCACGCCACGTTCGACAACTACGACCTCGGCAGCGACCACGGCACGGCGGTCGTCCTCAACGCCGGCTATCGCACCCAGTTCATCGGTTTCGAGGCGGGTTACACCGACCTCGGCAGCGTCAGCTACCGCGACAACACCACCTATGCAAAGCTCTCCGGCGATGGCTGGACCGCAGGCATCAATGGGCATTTCAACCCGACCGACGCCTGGTACGTCTCCGCTCGCGGCGGCGCCTTCGTCTGGAAGCTGCACGCCAAGCTGCAGTCCAGCGACCCGGCCTATCCGTTCGACGAGCGGGCCAGCAGGCAGTCACTGGGCTGGTATGCGGGCGTAGGCACCGGCTACGACATCAACAAGAGCTGGAGCATCGGTGCGAATTTCGACTACTACAGCATCTCCAAGGAAGGACTGGACATCGGCAACCGCATCTACACGGTGAGTGCCGAGTACCGCTTCTGA
- a CDS encoding porin family protein, with product MKTNKTLLALAFASAGLLAVPAVFAQSASTDKGGWFINGNVGQASLNHGPYDDSTTGYGLNGGYRWAVNPSIALGAEVGYNDLGNIHLKNIFNSQPVVDRGKSQLHGWTAGVNGHFNVSPNWYVSARTGLYGWKGHGLSNDVNPVRKGLDDTSWYAGAGVGYDFSNNVSVGLNYDYYDAKKDHVNLSTDMVSVSAEYRF from the coding sequence ATGAAAACGAACAAGACCCTGCTTGCCCTCGCCTTCGCTTCCGCCGGCCTGCTGGCCGTTCCCGCCGTGTTCGCGCAAAGCGCGTCCACCGACAAGGGTGGCTGGTTCATCAACGGCAACGTCGGCCAAGCCTCGCTGAACCATGGCCCGTACGACGACAGCACCACCGGCTACGGCCTCAATGGCGGCTACCGCTGGGCGGTGAACCCGTCGATCGCGCTGGGCGCCGAGGTGGGCTACAACGACCTGGGCAACATCCACCTGAAGAACATCTTCAACAGCCAGCCGGTCGTCGACCGCGGCAAGTCGCAGCTGCACGGCTGGACTGCCGGCGTCAACGGCCACTTCAACGTCAGCCCGAACTGGTACGTCAGCGCGCGCACCGGTCTCTACGGCTGGAAGGGCCACGGCCTCAGCAATGACGTCAACCCGGTCCGCAAGGGTCTGGACGACACCAGCTGGTACGCCGGTGCCGGCGTGGGTTACGACTTCAGCAACAACGTCAGCGTCGGCCTGAACTACGACTACTACGACGCGAAGAAGGACCACGTGAACCTGAGCACCGACATGGTCTCGGTCAGCGCGGAATACCGCTTCTGA
- a CDS encoding outer membrane beta-barrel protein: MKKTLFAVALASATLCALPAFAQDSQTAPPAGGNFQPSQPIGSGNWFINGSVGQAHMRVGPYDDHPTTYALNGGYRWKVGPDLGLGVEVGYNDLGNFRLKNAFNSNDVNLTSQRQALRGWTAGVNGKINVWRGLYLSGRTGVYGWRGHGYANQDINRHHLDKVDWYAGVGTGYDFSEHFGLGLSYDYYRAAKDHIKLSSDTASLTAEYRF; this comes from the coding sequence ATGAAGAAGACTCTGTTCGCCGTCGCCCTCGCCTCTGCCACGCTGTGCGCCCTGCCGGCGTTTGCCCAGGACAGCCAGACCGCGCCACCCGCCGGCGGCAACTTCCAGCCGTCGCAGCCGATCGGCAGCGGCAACTGGTTCATCAACGGCAGCGTCGGCCAGGCCCATATGCGCGTGGGCCCGTATGACGACCACCCGACCACCTACGCACTCAATGGCGGCTACCGCTGGAAGGTGGGCCCGGATCTGGGCCTCGGCGTGGAGGTCGGCTACAACGACCTGGGCAATTTCAGGCTGAAGAACGCGTTCAACAGCAACGACGTCAACCTGACCTCGCAGCGCCAGGCCCTGCGCGGCTGGACTGCCGGCGTCAACGGCAAGATCAACGTGTGGCGTGGCCTCTACCTCAGCGGCCGCACCGGCGTTTACGGCTGGCGCGGGCACGGCTACGCCAACCAGGACATCAACCGGCACCATCTGGACAAGGTCGACTGGTACGCCGGTGTGGGTACCGGCTACGACTTCAGCGAGCACTTCGGCCTGGGTCTGTCGTACGACTACTACCGGGCGGCCAAGGACCACATCAAGTTGAGCTCCGATACGGCGTCGCTGACTGCGGAATACCGCTTCTGA
- the tkt gene encoding transketolase, producing the protein MTTRRELANAVRALAMDAVEAAKSGHPGMPMGMADLAEVLWNDFLKFNPANPKWPNRDRFVLSNGHGSMLQYALLHLTGFDLPMEQLKRFRQLHSKTAGHPEASETPGVETTTGPLGQGLANAVGFALAEKVLAAHFNRPGHAVVDHHTYVFLGDGCLMEGISHEVASLAGTWGLGKLVAIYDDNGISIDGEVHGWFTDDTPARFEAYGWNVIRGVDGHDAEAIRQAIARAAAQHDKPTLICAKTIIGFGAPNKQGKEESHGAALGKDEIAAARAQLGWHYAPFEIPAEIYAGWDHKARGVAAEQAWNDAFAKYAAAHPQLAAEFERRMRGELPADWAAKSQAFIDKLQADGPEVASRKASQMSIEAFAPLLPELIGGSADLAGSNLTKWKGSLDAATGDSAGGKGNYVYYGVREFGMTAIANGLALHGGFIPYDATFLVFSDYARNAVRMSALIPAHAIHVYTHDSIGLGEDGPTHQPVEHMASLRYIPNNQLWRPCDAVESAVSWKAAIERKGHPACLVFSRQNLKHQQRSAQQVADIARGGYVLSDPLDTKFQAILIATGSEVELAMEASRALAQQGVAVRVVSMPCTEVFDAQPLEYREGVLPSWCRARVAVEAASADFWRKYVGLDGDVVGMTTFGASAPAPQLFEHFGFTVAHVVDAVKRVVN; encoded by the coding sequence ATGACCACCCGCCGCGAACTTGCCAATGCCGTGCGCGCCCTTGCCATGGACGCCGTGGAGGCGGCCAAGTCCGGTCATCCAGGCATGCCGATGGGCATGGCCGACCTCGCCGAGGTGTTGTGGAACGACTTCCTCAAGTTCAACCCGGCCAATCCGAAGTGGCCCAACCGCGACCGCTTCGTGCTCTCCAACGGCCATGGCTCGATGCTGCAGTACGCACTGCTGCACCTGACCGGCTTCGACCTGCCGATGGAACAGCTGAAGCGCTTCCGCCAGCTGCATTCGAAGACCGCCGGCCATCCCGAAGCCAGCGAGACGCCGGGAGTGGAAACCACCACCGGCCCGCTCGGCCAGGGCCTCGCCAACGCGGTCGGCTTCGCGCTGGCCGAGAAGGTGCTGGCAGCGCACTTCAACCGCCCGGGCCACGCCGTGGTCGACCACCACACCTACGTGTTCCTCGGCGACGGCTGCCTGATGGAAGGCATCTCGCACGAAGTGGCCTCGCTGGCCGGCACCTGGGGCCTGGGCAAGCTGGTGGCGATCTACGACGACAACGGCATCTCGATCGACGGCGAGGTGCACGGCTGGTTCACCGACGACACCCCGGCACGCTTCGAGGCCTACGGCTGGAACGTGATCCGCGGCGTCGACGGGCATGACGCCGAGGCGATCAGGCAGGCGATCGCCAGGGCCGCCGCGCAGCACGACAAGCCCACCCTGATCTGCGCCAAGACCATCATCGGCTTCGGCGCGCCGAACAAGCAGGGCAAGGAGGAAAGCCACGGCGCCGCGTTGGGCAAGGACGAGATCGCCGCCGCCCGCGCGCAGCTCGGCTGGCACTATGCGCCGTTCGAGATCCCGGCCGAGATCTATGCCGGCTGGGATCACAAGGCCAGGGGCGTTGCCGCCGAACAGGCCTGGAACGACGCCTTCGCGAAGTACGCCGCCGCCCATCCGCAACTGGCCGCCGAGTTCGAGCGCCGCATGCGCGGCGAGCTGCCGGCCGACTGGGCGGCGAAGTCGCAGGCGTTCATCGACAAGCTGCAGGCCGACGGTCCCGAAGTGGCTTCGCGCAAGGCCTCGCAGATGAGCATCGAGGCGTTCGCGCCGCTGCTGCCGGAGCTGATCGGCGGCTCGGCCGACCTGGCCGGCTCCAACCTCACCAAGTGGAAGGGCAGTCTCGACGCCGCCACCGGCGACAGCGCCGGCGGCAAGGGCAACTACGTCTACTACGGCGTGCGCGAATTCGGCATGACCGCGATCGCCAACGGCCTGGCCCTGCACGGTGGCTTCATCCCGTATGACGCCACCTTCCTGGTGTTCTCCGACTACGCGCGCAACGCCGTGCGCATGAGCGCGCTGATCCCGGCGCACGCGATCCACGTCTACACCCACGACTCGATCGGTCTGGGCGAGGACGGCCCGACCCACCAGCCGGTGGAGCACATGGCCAGCCTGCGCTACATCCCGAACAACCAGCTGTGGCGCCCGTGCGATGCGGTGGAGTCGGCGGTGTCGTGGAAGGCGGCGATCGAGCGCAAGGGCCACCCGGCCTGCCTGGTGTTCTCGCGGCAGAACCTCAAGCACCAGCAGCGCAGTGCGCAGCAGGTGGCCGACATCGCGCGCGGCGGTTACGTGCTGTCCGATCCGCTGGACACCAAGTTCCAGGCGATCCTGATCGCCACCGGCTCGGAGGTGGAGCTGGCGATGGAAGCCTCCCGGGCGCTGGCGCAGCAGGGCGTGGCGGTGCGCGTGGTGTCGATGCCGTGCACCGAAGTGTTCGACGCGCAGCCGCTGGAATACCGCGAAGGCGTGCTGCCTTCCTGGTGCCGCGCGCGCGTGGCGGTGGAGGCGGCCAGCGCCGACTTCTGGCGCAAGTACGTGGGCCTGGATGGCGACGTGGTCGGCATGACCACGTTCGGCGCCTCGGCGCCGGCGCCGCAGCTTTTCGAGCACTTCGGCTTTACCGTGGCGCACGTGGTCGATGCGGTGAAGCGCGTCGTCAACTAA
- a CDS encoding HAD hydrolase-like protein, translating into MLCLFDLDGTLIDSEHGILACVKHALARLDVPAPAHEELRGWIGPPLRHSFAPLLDHDAERIEAAVAYYHERFDTHGWREHAVYPGIEALIGNLRRSGHRLAVVTSKPHRHAAPIVEHLPFGAAFERLYGPHPGSAHSEKAAMIGQALADFGSDPTDAVMIGDRHFDIDGAVANRVRGFGVLWGFGGRAELEQAGAHAVAATPDELAALLFAPTPAA; encoded by the coding sequence ATGCTCTGCCTGTTCGATCTCGACGGCACCCTGATCGATTCCGAGCACGGCATCCTCGCCTGCGTGAAACACGCACTGGCACGGCTGGACGTGCCGGCGCCGGCGCATGAGGAGCTGCGCGGCTGGATCGGCCCGCCGTTGCGGCACAGTTTTGCACCGCTGCTGGATCACGACGCCGAACGCATCGAGGCCGCGGTGGCGTACTACCACGAGCGCTTCGATACGCACGGCTGGCGCGAGCACGCGGTCTATCCGGGCATCGAGGCACTGATCGGGAACCTGCGCCGCTCGGGCCACCGGCTCGCCGTGGTCACCAGCAAGCCGCATCGCCATGCCGCGCCGATCGTCGAACACCTTCCGTTCGGCGCGGCCTTCGAGCGTCTGTACGGTCCGCACCCGGGCAGCGCCCACAGCGAGAAGGCCGCGATGATCGGCCAGGCGCTGGCCGACTTCGGCAGCGACCCGACCGATGCGGTAATGATCGGCGACCGCCACTTCGACATCGACGGCGCGGTGGCCAACCGGGTGCGCGGTTTCGGCGTGCTGTGGGGCTTCGGCGGCCGCGCGGAACTGGAGCAGGCCGGCGCCCATGCCGTGGCGGCGACGCCCGACGAACTCGCCGCCCTGCTGTTCGCACCGACGCCTGCTGCGTAG
- a CDS encoding phosphoglycerate kinase translates to MSVIRMSDLDLRDQRVLIREDLNVPIDDHGRITSTQRLDAALPTIRAARDAGAKVMVMSHLGRPKEGQFDAASSLAPVALWLSSKLDQPVRLVADYLVGGVEVAAGEVVLLENCRMNVGEGKDDEALAKKYAALCDIFVMDAFGTAHRAQASTHGVIRYAPVAAAGPLLCAELDALGKAMEHPAHPLLAIVAGSKVSTKLTLLENLIGKVDQLIVGGGIANTFIAALGHSVGNSLVEPDLIDAAKKVLADAKRRGAEVPMPVDVVVAPTFSAQAPATVKPVDQVGADEMILDIGPQTAEIYAELIARAGTVVWNGPVGVFEFDAFGKGTETLARAIAASNAFSIAGGGDTLAAVDKYGIADQVSYISTGGGAFLEFLEGKELPAVAALKARAAK, encoded by the coding sequence GTGTCCGTCATCCGCATGAGTGACCTCGATTTGCGCGACCAGCGCGTGCTGATCCGCGAAGACCTGAACGTGCCGATCGACGACCACGGCCGGATCACCTCCACCCAGCGCCTCGACGCCGCGCTGCCCACGATCCGGGCCGCCCGTGACGCTGGCGCGAAGGTGATGGTGATGTCGCACCTGGGCCGGCCGAAGGAAGGCCAGTTCGATGCCGCCTCCTCGCTGGCGCCGGTGGCACTGTGGCTGAGCAGCAAGCTGGACCAGCCGGTGCGGCTGGTCGCCGATTATCTGGTCGGCGGCGTCGAGGTGGCGGCCGGCGAAGTGGTGCTGCTGGAAAACTGCCGCATGAACGTCGGCGAGGGCAAGGACGACGAAGCGCTGGCGAAGAAGTACGCCGCGCTGTGCGACATCTTCGTGATGGACGCGTTCGGCACCGCGCATCGCGCGCAAGCCTCCACCCACGGCGTGATCCGGTACGCGCCGGTGGCCGCCGCCGGTCCGCTGCTGTGCGCCGAGCTGGATGCGCTGGGCAAGGCGATGGAACACCCGGCGCACCCGCTGCTGGCGATCGTGGCCGGCTCCAAGGTCTCCACCAAGCTGACCCTGCTGGAGAACCTGATCGGCAAGGTCGACCAGCTGATCGTGGGCGGCGGCATCGCCAATACCTTCATTGCCGCGCTGGGCCACTCGGTCGGCAACTCGCTGGTCGAACCGGACCTGATCGACGCGGCGAAGAAGGTGCTCGCCGACGCGAAGCGCCGCGGCGCCGAGGTGCCGATGCCGGTTGACGTGGTGGTGGCGCCGACGTTCTCGGCGCAAGCCCCCGCCACGGTGAAGCCGGTCGACCAGGTAGGTGCAGACGAGATGATCCTGGACATCGGCCCGCAGACCGCCGAGATCTACGCCGAGCTGATCGCCAGGGCCGGCACGGTGGTGTGGAACGGCCCGGTCGGCGTGTTCGAGTTCGACGCGTTCGGCAAGGGCACCGAGACGCTGGCACGCGCGATCGCCGCGTCGAACGCGTTCTCCATTGCCGGCGGCGGCGATACGCTGGCCGCGGTCGACAAGTACGGCATCGCCGACCAGGTCTCCTACATCTCCACCGGCGGCGGCGCGTTCCTGGAGTTCCTCGAAGGCAAGGAGCTGCCCGCGGTGGCGGCGCTGAAGGCACGAGCCGCGAAGTAA
- the maiA gene encoding maleylacetoacetate isomerase, translating to MASGLVLYGYWRSSAAYRVRIALNLKGLDYETRPVHLVRDGGEQHAADYRVLNPQEMVPCLLDGDRAITQSLAIMEYLDEMHPELETALLPVDARGRARVRALAQVVACDIHPLGNLRVLQQLEAEFGASEEQRAAWSRHWIGAGFQAIETMLGDSVATGRYCHGEAPSMADVCLVPQVYNALRWKLPLEDYPTIMRIYQSCNELEAFRRAAPEAQPDAPQS from the coding sequence ATGGCTAGCGGTCTGGTGCTCTACGGCTACTGGCGTTCCAGTGCCGCATATCGCGTGCGCATCGCGCTGAATCTGAAGGGGCTCGACTACGAGACGCGTCCGGTGCACCTGGTGCGCGACGGCGGCGAGCAGCATGCGGCGGACTACCGCGTGCTCAACCCGCAGGAAATGGTGCCCTGCCTGCTCGACGGCGATCGCGCGATCACCCAGTCGCTGGCGATCATGGAATACCTCGACGAGATGCATCCGGAGCTGGAAACGGCCCTGCTGCCGGTCGATGCGCGCGGACGGGCACGGGTGCGCGCGCTGGCGCAGGTGGTGGCATGCGACATCCATCCACTGGGCAATCTGCGCGTGCTGCAGCAGCTGGAGGCCGAATTCGGTGCCAGCGAGGAGCAACGCGCGGCGTGGTCGCGGCATTGGATCGGCGCGGGTTTCCAGGCGATCGAGACGATGCTGGGCGACAGCGTGGCCACCGGCCGCTATTGCCATGGCGAGGCGCCGAGCATGGCGGACGTCTGCCTGGTCCCGCAGGTCTACAACGCGCTGCGCTGGAAGCTGCCGCTGGAGGACTACCCGACCATCATGCGCATCTACCAGTCGTGCAACGAACTGGAAGCGTTCCGCCGCGCGGCGCCGGAGGCGCAGCCGGACGCGCCGCAGAGCTAG